From the genome of Geothrix sp. 21YS21S-4, one region includes:
- a CDS encoding S46 family peptidase translates to MRLTAVAPSLALLLALPALRADEGMWTFDNLPLAQLKAAHGFEPTREWLDHLRLASLRFPGGSGSFVSADGLVLTNHHVVRGLVQRLSTRERDLLKDGFVAADRGAELKVPGLELMQLVQAVDITARVAQAPGRTEAEVLRARELESQKAREELRVRTGLTVEIVSLYQGGQTWLYGYRKFTDVRLVVAPELAVARFGGDYDNFTYPRHHLDFALLRVYEQGRPYRPEHHLAWTRGGLKAGDSTFVSGHPGSTSRLWTLSQMRHARDAGTPRQIKTMERRRAALEAFAARGFEARALVGGQIYSLDNGLKATRGYLAGLKDAEGMAQVEAAERRLVAAVAADPRLKAEAGGSWERIEGALRESEALAPETQVVHARSSELLATALNLVRIPAEVAKPEKDRLPEFSDGGLQALRERLIKPRPVPFDAALEVHLLTDGLKEAQEVLGADHPFVKAMLGGATPEAAARKAVEGSRLQDPDEVRRLLDGGAPALAASGDAMIALARILDPFQRDLRTRTEARVEGPLRDHAARIARARFALYGTSTYPDATFTLRFSAGAVAAYPANGTLIQPFTTFHGLMDRFEGWGGTASGLDRDTWRLPARWLARRDTLTLTTPYNFVSTNDIIGGNSGSPVVDKRGELVGLAFDGNLESLPARYYYDGRANRTVSVDARAILEVLAKIYEAPRLVAELTGK, encoded by the coding sequence ATGCGCCTGACCGCCGTCGCCCCGTCCCTCGCATTGCTGCTTGCCCTCCCCGCGTTGCGCGCGGACGAGGGGATGTGGACCTTCGACAACCTGCCCCTCGCGCAGCTCAAGGCCGCCCACGGCTTCGAGCCCACGCGGGAATGGCTCGACCACCTGCGCCTCGCCAGTCTGCGCTTCCCCGGCGGGTCGGGCTCCTTCGTCAGCGCCGACGGGCTGGTCCTCACGAACCACCACGTCGTGCGCGGGCTGGTTCAGCGGCTGTCGACGCGGGAGCGGGACCTGCTGAAGGACGGGTTCGTCGCCGCGGACCGCGGCGCGGAGCTGAAGGTCCCCGGGCTCGAACTGATGCAGCTCGTCCAGGCCGTGGACATCACCGCCCGCGTGGCCCAGGCCCCCGGCCGCACGGAGGCCGAGGTGCTACGGGCCCGGGAGCTGGAGAGCCAGAAGGCCCGGGAGGAACTTCGCGTCCGCACCGGGCTCACCGTGGAGATCGTCTCCCTCTACCAGGGCGGCCAGACCTGGCTCTACGGCTACCGGAAGTTCACCGACGTGCGCCTCGTCGTGGCGCCGGAACTGGCGGTGGCGCGGTTCGGCGGGGACTACGACAACTTCACCTATCCGCGCCACCACTTGGATTTCGCGCTGCTGCGGGTCTACGAGCAGGGTCGGCCCTACCGCCCCGAGCACCACCTGGCCTGGACCCGCGGCGGGCTGAAGGCGGGAGATTCCACCTTCGTATCCGGCCATCCGGGCTCCACCAGCCGCCTGTGGACCCTCTCCCAGATGCGCCACGCGCGGGACGCCGGCACTCCGCGCCAGATCAAGACCATGGAGCGCCGCCGCGCCGCCCTGGAGGCCTTCGCCGCCCGCGGGTTCGAAGCCCGCGCCCTGGTGGGCGGCCAGATCTACAGCCTGGACAACGGCCTCAAGGCCACCCGGGGCTACCTCGCCGGCCTGAAGGACGCGGAAGGGATGGCCCAAGTGGAAGCCGCCGAGCGCCGGCTGGTGGCCGCGGTGGCGGCCGATCCGCGGCTGAAGGCCGAGGCGGGCGGGAGCTGGGAGCGGATCGAGGGCGCCCTCCGCGAATCGGAAGCCCTGGCCCCCGAAACCCAGGTGGTCCACGCCCGGAGTTCCGAGCTGTTGGCCACGGCGCTCAACCTCGTGCGGATTCCCGCGGAGGTCGCCAAGCCCGAGAAGGACCGCCTGCCGGAGTTTTCCGACGGCGGCCTGCAGGCCCTCCGCGAGCGCCTGATCAAGCCCCGTCCCGTCCCTTTCGACGCCGCCCTGGAGGTCCACCTCCTGACTGACGGGCTGAAGGAGGCGCAGGAGGTGCTGGGCGCCGACCACCCCTTCGTGAAGGCGATGCTGGGCGGCGCGACGCCGGAGGCCGCGGCGCGGAAGGCGGTGGAAGGCAGCCGCCTTCAGGATCCCGACGAAGTGCGGCGGCTGCTCGACGGGGGCGCCCCGGCCCTGGCCGCCAGCGGCGACGCGATGATCGCCCTGGCGCGGATCCTGGATCCCTTCCAGCGGGACCTCCGCACCCGCACCGAGGCGCGGGTAGAAGGGCCCCTCCGCGATCACGCCGCGCGGATCGCCCGCGCCCGCTTCGCCCTCTACGGCACGTCCACCTATCCGGACGCCACCTTCACGCTCCGCTTCTCCGCGGGCGCCGTCGCCGCCTATCCCGCGAACGGAACCCTGATCCAGCCCTTCACCACCTTCCACGGCCTGATGGATCGCTTCGAGGGTTGGGGCGGAACGGCCTCCGGCCTCGATCGGGACACCTGGCGCCTGCCCGCCCGCTGGCTGGCCCGCCGGGACACCCTCACCCTGACCACGCCCTACAACTTCGTCTCCACCAACGACATCATCGGCGGCAACTCCGGCAGCCCCGTGGTGGACAAGCGCGGCGAGCTGGTGGGCCTGGCCTTCGACGGCAACCTGGAGAGCCTCCCGGCCCGCTACTACTACGACGGCCGAGCCAACCGCACCGTCAGCGTGGATGCCCGCGCCATCCTCGAAGTCCTCGCCAAGATCTACGAGGCCCCGCGCCTCGTGGCCGAGCTGACGGGGAAATGA